The proteins below are encoded in one region of Girardinichthys multiradiatus isolate DD_20200921_A chromosome 19, DD_fGirMul_XY1, whole genome shotgun sequence:
- the lamtor3 gene encoding ragulator complex protein LAMTOR3 produces the protein MADDLKRYLYKQLQSVEGLHAVVVTDRDGVPVIKVANDNAPVHALRPGFLSTFALATDQGSKLGLSKNKSIICYYNSYQIVQFNRLPLVISFIASSNANTGLIMSLEKELAPLIEDLRQVVEVT, from the exons ATGGCAGAT gaTTTAAAGAGATACCTGTATAAACAGCTGCAAAG TGTTGAAGGTCTTCATGCGGTTGTGGTCACAGACAGAGATGGTGTCCCGGTTATCAAAG TTGCCAATGACAACGCCCCGGTCCACGCCCTGAGACCTGGCTTCTTGTCCACTTTTGCTCTTGCCACAGATCAGGGCAGCAAGCTCGGCCTCTCCAAGAACAAGAGCATCATCTGCTACTACAACTCCTACCAG ATAGTGCAGTTTAATCGGCTCCCTCTGGTCATCAGCTTCATCGCCAGCAGCAACGCCAACACAG GCCTCATCatgagtctggagaaggagttGGCTCCACTAATAGAGGATCTAAGGCAGGTAGTGGAGGTGACATGA